In Grus americana isolate bGruAme1 chromosome 26, bGruAme1.mat, whole genome shotgun sequence, a single window of DNA contains:
- the LOC129196598 gene encoding disintegrin and metalloproteinase domain-containing protein 9-like: protein MRSKLRRVSGAKAFSSCSIRDFGTFLERNRGCPFIRHALPQPSYRATVCGNGVVEPGEQCDCGVTETCALDKCCTAQCNFKPGMKCSLGLCCENCQFKQKNSQCRPPADAQCDLAEFCNGSSASCPPDLYVQDGHECEHGTGYCYKGRCRSPDLQCQALYGRGAKNAPLACYEEVNSQQDRFGHCGNHPKDGYQPCSWPNLGCGKLVCTYPNRIPFTKVKGAVIYAQVQEHLCVSFDFMHRPTALDPLLVKEGTKCGPKKVCMNGTCRPHSVLKYDCNVQRKCHGHGVCNNKKNCHCDPGWNPPQCKTRGSSVGGSIDSALGPGECRAGLWVPRGFPGCEGSSRGPANGLVGLAAEQTARGIAWPLLGAVSLLLSLDRIAKSSAPAVLKNWLLLSFGSVLLALVCGALVITKWSRLKRFCARRGSHVDGPAAEEGSDGRDTDTATDPPSDREPDRDPQPEPGRCRGR, encoded by the exons ATGCGTTCTAAACTCAG aCGTGTCAGTGGGGCAAAAGCCTTTAGCAGCTGCAGCATCAGGGACTTTGGAACCTTCCTGGAGCGGAACAGGGGCTGCCCTTTCATCAGGCACGCTCTGCCTCAGCCTTCCTACCGCGCGACCGTCTGCGGCAACGGCGTGGTGGAGCCCGGCGAGCAGTGCGACTGCGGGGTGACGGAG ACCTGTGCGCTGGACAAATGTTGTACTGCCCAGTGTAACTTCAAACCAGGAATGAAGTGCTCCCTGGGATTGTGCTGTGAAAATTGCCAG TTCAAGCAGAAGAACTCGCAGTGCCGCCCCCCCGCCGACGCGCAGTGTGACCTGGCCGAGTTCTGCAACGGGTCCTCCGCGTCCTGCCCCCCCGACCTGTACGTGCAGGACGGGCACGAGTGTGAGCACGGCACCGGCTACTGCTACAAGGGACGCTGCCGGTCTCCGGACCTGCAGTGCCAGGCACTCTACGGGAGAG GTGCAAAAAATGCTCCTTTGGCTTGCTATGAAGAAGTCAACAGCCAGCAGGATAGGTTTGGCCACTGTGGCAACCACCCGAAGGATGGCTATCAGCCCTGTTCCTGGCC GAATCTGGGATGCGGAAAGTTAGTATGTACGTACCCGAATCGTATTCCCTTCACAAAAGTCAAGGGTGCCGTAATTTATGCTCAAGTGCAAGAACATCTGTGCGTGTCTTTCGATTTTATGCACAGACCAACAGCATTAGATCCTCTCCTGGTGAAAGAAGGCACAAAATGCGGTCCCAAAAAG GTTTGTATGAATGGCACGTGCCGCCCACATTCAGTCCTGAAGTATGACTGCAACGTGCAGAGAAAATGCCACGGGCACGGA GTGTGCAATAACAAGAAGAACTGCCACTGCGATCCGGGCTGGAACCCCCCCCAGTGCAAGACTCGGGGATCCTCTGTAGGCGGCAGCATCGACAGCGCGCTGGGCCCCGGTGAGTGCCGAGCTGGGCTTTGGGTGCCCCGTGGGTTTCCTGGGTGCGAAGGCAGCTCCCGTGGCCCCGCAAACGGCCTCGTCGGGCTCGCAGCTGAACAGACGGCCCGTGGCATCGCCTGGCCCTTACTCGGAGCTGTGTCTTTGCTTCTCTCCCTAGATCGTATCGCAAAAAGCTCTGCCCCAGCCGTGCTGAAGaactggctgctgctgagcttcgGCAGTGTCCTCCTCGCCCTGGTCTGTGGCGCACTTGTGATTACGAAGTGGAGCCGGCTGAAAAGGTTCTGTGCAAGGAGGGGATCACACGTGGACGG CCCCGCCGCCGAGGAGGGCAGCGACGGCCGGGACACGGACACGGCCACGGACCCACCCTCGGACCGGGAGCCGGACCGGGACCCGCAGCCGGAGCCGGGGCGGTGCCGCGGGCGCTAA
- the LOC129196814 gene encoding disintegrin and metalloproteinase domain-containing protein 32-like yields the protein MRGAMLGVLALGVLALGVLAALGWWPAGGGGALGGRPVVPVLVAADGAPQRARTYIIPIEGTPRTVHLRQQVFLLGDLRIYTDGRGGLAKSELAHIEHDCFYEGYIEGFPISLVALSTCSGLSGILQLVNASYGIKPLQVAAGYQHLVYPMWNENAETRLFVENRSLAQTGELSLKPEDAISKQAVGRSSRYLEMHAVLDKALYDYMGADKDAVTAKIVQLFSYVNSMFARLSLTIVLSSLEFWTEENKIQTTGDAEELLQRFLQWKNAHRALRLQDITFLFVYREQSRYVGASSAGKLCLRNHAGGVALYRRAMTLEAFAVVVAQLLGLSLGMAYEDPRSCRCAGAACIMQPSSVHSAGVKAFSSCSVRDFQRFLAAGKGQCLLNRPAMDSTYKAPVCGNKVVELGEACDCGTAEECRRDPCCTVGCKMRRGVQCLSGPCCQKCQFVKRGTLCRSSSEDECQLKEYCNGTSGECAPDLWVMDGHPCSRNTAFCYRGVCQTADKQCQKVFGQGAKNGPLACYEEINSQRDRMGHCGTNRHGYQHCAWKDLQCGKLVCEYPSSKPFTKEKAAVIYTQVQNTLCVTLDYMKPLTERDPMLVNDGTVCDDHKICLNQQCVSAAVLNYTCEMETKCHNHGVCNNQGSCHCHPGWKPPTCQEKAGVIGGSGGSPSADGEVDDRSEGLQKLWLILTFCLFLPVAIGLVLMALRRSCLATEKLDEDVLEDKDCVNKERSMSDV from the exons ATGCGGGGGGCgatgctgggggtgctggcGCTGGGGGTGCTGGCGCTGGGGGTGCTGGCCGCGCTGGGCTGGTGgccggcggggggcggcggggcgctgGGGGGGCGGCCGGTGGTGCCGGTGCTGGTGGCGGCGGACGGCGCCCCGCAG CGCGCCCGGACCTACATCATCCCCATCGAGGGGACCCCCCGCACCGTGCACCTGCGGCAGCA AGTGTTTTTGCTGGGGGATTTACGGATCTATACGGATGGCCGAGGGGGGCTTGCAAAATCCGAACTGGCACATATTGAG CACGACTGCTTCTACGAAGGCTACATCGAGGGATTCCCCATTTCGCTCGTGGCACTTAGCACCTGCTCCGGGCTGAG CGGGATCCTGCAGCTTGTGAATGCCAGCTACGGGATCAAGCCTCTGCAGGTCGCAGCTGGGTATCAGCATCTCGTGTACCCAATGTGGAATGAAAACGCAGAGACTCGGCTGTTTGTAGAAAACCGCTCTCTTGCCCAGACTGGGGAGCTGTCACTGAAGCCGGAGGATGCAATA AGTAAGCAAGCCGTCGGTAGGTCCTCTCGGTATCTGGAAATGCACGCAGTTTTGGACAAAGCTCTG TACGACTATATGGGAGCAGACAAGGATGCTGTGACGGCCAAGATAGTGCAGCTTTTCAGCTATGTGAACAGT ATGTTTGCTCGCCTCAGTCTGACAATAGTACTGTCTTCTCTGGAGTTTTGGACGGAAGAGAACAAAATCCAAACCACGGGAGATGCCGAGGAGTTGCTGCAGAGATTTTTGCAGTGGAAAAATGCGCATCGTGCATTGCGGCTGCAGGACATAACGTTCCTATTTGT TTACAGGGAGCAGTCCCGTTATGTAGGGGCATCTTCTGCGGGGAAGCTGTGTCTCAGAAACCACGCTGGAGGGGTTGCCTTG TACCGGAGGGCTATGACACTGGAGGCGTTTGCGGTTGTCGTGGCCCAGCTGCTGGGGCTCAGCTTGGGGATGGCATACGAGGATCCCAGGAGCTGTCGCTGCGCAGGAGCCGCCTGCATAATGCAGCCCAGCTCGGT ACACTCGGCTGGCGTGAAAgccttcagcagctgcagcgtAAGAGACTTTCAGCGTTTTCTCGCCGCTGGAAAGGGGCAGTGTCTGCTGAACAGGCCAGCTATGGATTCAACGTATAAAGCTCCTGTGTGCGGCAACAAAGTGGTGGAGCTGGGAGAGGCTTGTGACTGCGGTACAGCAGAG GAATGTCGGCGTGACCCGTGCTGCACCGTTGGCTGCAAGATGAGGAGAGGGGTGCAGTGCCTGTCGGGACCGTGCTGCCAGAAATGCCAG tTTGTGAAAAGAGGCACATTATGTAGAAGCAGCTCCGAGGATGAGTGTCAATTGAAGGAGTATTGCAACGGCACCTCTGGGGAATGTGCACCCGACCTCTGGGTCATGGACGGGCACCCCTGCAGCAGGAACACTGCCTTCTGCTACCGGGGAGTCTGCCAGACGGCCGACAAGCAGTGTCAGAAGGTCTTTGGCCAAG GTGCCAAGAATGGACCTTTGGCCTGCTATGAAGAAATTAACAGCCAAAGGGACAGAATGGGACACTGCGGCACCAATCGCCACGGGTACCAGCATTGTGCGTGGAA GGATCTCCAATGTGGGAAGCTTGTGTGTGAATATCCAAGCTCCAAACCCTTTACCAAGGAGAAGGCTGCGGTGATTTACACTCAGGTGCAGAACACGCTGTGTGTAACGTTAGACTACATGAAACCTCTCAcggagagggaccccatgctggtGAACGACGGCACCGTCTGTGATGACCACAAG ATCTGCCTGAACCAGCAGTGTGTGTCCGCCGCTGTCCTGAACTATACATGTGAGATGGAGACAAAGTGCCACAATCATGGT GTCTGCAATAACCAAGGGAGCTGCCATTGCCATCCCGGCTGGAAACCACCGACTTgccaggagaaggcaggggtgATTGGTGGGAGCGGCGGCAGCCCGTCCGCAGATG GTGAGGTAGACGACAGGAGCGAGGGCTTGCAGAAGCTGTGGCTGATTCTGACCTTCTGCCTCTTTTTGCCTGTCGCCATTGGGCTCGTGCTCATGGCACTAAGGAGAAGCTGCCTTGCCACGGAGAAGTTGGATGAAGACGT GTTGGAAGACAAGGACTGCGTCAACAAGGAAAGGAGCATGTCAGATGTGTAG